In Chryseobacterium camelliae, one DNA window encodes the following:
- a CDS encoding tRNA-(ms[2]io[6]A)-hydroxylase → MFKLKLPTDPRWANIAEGNIGEILTDHAWCEQKAATNAIGLITMLPEHPEIVTELLAIAQEELDHFNQVHEIIKKRGYTFGRARKDDYVNELMKFIVQGSREDLIVDKMLFAAMIEARSCERFKVLTENIRDEELKTFYRELMISEANHYTTFIGFARQLGDPEKVNARWEEWLDYEARIIQSYGKGETIHG, encoded by the coding sequence ATGTTTAAGCTGAAACTCCCTACCGACCCAAGGTGGGCCAATATTGCAGAGGGGAACATCGGAGAAATTTTAACGGATCATGCCTGGTGTGAGCAGAAAGCGGCAACCAATGCCATCGGACTTATTACCATGCTTCCGGAACACCCGGAAATTGTCACGGAACTCCTTGCCATAGCACAGGAAGAACTGGACCACTTCAATCAGGTGCATGAGATCATCAAAAAGAGAGGGTATACATTCGGAAGGGCCAGGAAAGACGATTATGTTAATGAACTCATGAAGTTCATCGTCCAGGGAAGCCGGGAAGACCTGATTGTTGATAAAATGCTTTTCGCAGCCATGATAGAAGCCCGGAGCTGTGAAAGGTTCAAGGTGCTTACCGAAAATATACGGGACGAGGAGCTGAAAACATTTTACCGTGAACTGATGATTTCGGAAGCCAACCATTATACCACTTTTATCGGATTTGCAAGGCAGCTTGGGGACCCGGAAAAGGTTAATGCACGGTGGGAAGAATGGCTGGACTATGAGGCCAGGATCATCCAGTCGTACGGAAAGGGTGAAACCATACACGGATAA
- a CDS encoding tryptophanase: MNLPYAEPFRIKMVEEIRQSTREEREQWLKEARYNLFNLKSSQVFIDLLTDSGTGAMSDRQWGALMTGDESYAGSRSFEQLHATVQKITGFKYLLPTHQGRAAENVLFSVLVKDGDVIPGNSHFDTTKGHIEFRKAHAIDCTIDEAFDINDLHPFKGNINLEKLEEVYKSHPKEKIPFCLITITCNSSGGQPVSLENMKAVKALSDQYGIPVFFDSARFAENAYFIKKREAGQEHRSIKDICKEIFSYGEGMTMSSKKDGLVNIGGFIALNNEEVFRKASNFTIIYEGFITYGGMAGRDMAALAVGLDEATEFAYLESRISQVEYLGHKLIEYGIPVQKPIGGHAVFIDSLNFLPEVSREEYPAQTLGLEIYKEAGIRTVEIGTLLADRDPETRENRYPKLELVRLAIPRRTYTNNHMDYIAAAIKNVYERRDEITKGYRITWEPELLRHFTVHLEEA; encoded by the coding sequence ATGAATTTACCATACGCGGAACCTTTCCGCATTAAAATGGTGGAAGAAATCCGCCAGTCTACCAGAGAAGAAAGAGAACAGTGGCTGAAAGAAGCCCGTTATAATTTATTCAACCTTAAATCTTCACAGGTGTTTATTGACCTATTGACAGATTCCGGAACAGGCGCCATGTCTGACAGGCAATGGGGAGCCCTGATGACAGGTGATGAAAGTTATGCCGGATCCAGGTCATTTGAGCAGCTGCATGCTACCGTTCAGAAGATCACCGGGTTCAAGTACCTGCTGCCGACCCACCAGGGAAGGGCCGCAGAAAACGTACTGTTTTCCGTATTGGTGAAAGACGGTGACGTGATTCCCGGAAACTCGCACTTTGATACCACAAAAGGGCATATCGAGTTCAGGAAAGCTCATGCCATCGACTGTACCATAGATGAAGCCTTTGATATCAATGACCTTCATCCGTTTAAGGGCAATATCAACCTTGAAAAACTGGAAGAAGTCTATAAAAGCCATCCGAAAGAAAAAATCCCTTTCTGCCTGATCACCATTACCTGTAACTCTTCCGGAGGTCAGCCTGTATCTCTCGAAAACATGAAAGCGGTAAAAGCATTATCCGACCAGTACGGAATCCCTGTATTTTTTGATTCAGCTAGATTTGCTGAAAATGCTTATTTCATCAAGAAAAGAGAAGCGGGACAGGAACACAGAAGCATCAAGGATATCTGCAAAGAAATTTTCTCTTACGGGGAAGGGATGACCATGAGTTCCAAGAAAGACGGATTGGTAAATATCGGCGGATTCATTGCCCTGAATAACGAAGAGGTATTCAGGAAGGCTTCCAATTTCACCATTATTTATGAAGGTTTTATCACCTATGGCGGAATGGCCGGCAGAGATATGGCCGCATTGGCAGTAGGACTGGATGAAGCGACAGAATTTGCTTACCTGGAAAGCAGGATTTCACAGGTTGAATACCTTGGCCATAAACTGATTGAATACGGAATCCCGGTACAAAAACCGATCGGAGGACATGCCGTATTCATTGATTCTCTTAACTTCCTGCCTGAAGTATCCCGCGAAGAATACCCGGCACAGACTCTTGGGCTGGAAATTTATAAAGAAGCCGGTATCAGAACCGTGGAAATCGGTACATTGCTGGCGGACAGGGATCCGGAGACCAGGGAAAACCGTTATCCTAAGCTGGAACTGGTACGCCTCGCCATTCCAAGGAGAACCTATACGAATAATCATATGGATTATATTGCTGCCGCAATTAAAAATGTATATGAAAGACGGGATGAAATTACCAAAGGGTACAGAATTACCTGGGAGCCTGAGCTCCTGAGGCATTTCACGGTACATCTGGAAGAAGCTTAG
- a CDS encoding DUF502 domain-containing protein translates to MKKFTFENIANFFLKNFFQGLVIIGPIGLTIFVIWYVVTSIDNIIPSVAKEIPGLVFISTILFTAALGFLGNKFVVGKFFFDSMDRLLEKTPGVKHIYTPTKDVMSSFVGDKKKFNDPVWVKTNENPEIWRIGFLTQKEMADVEKHNYVAVYLPHSYAISGWVIVTEEKNIKPVVGMTAASAMKFAVSGGVAGFHSDDNIFKAPE, encoded by the coding sequence TTGAAAAAATTTACGTTTGAAAATATAGCCAATTTTTTCCTGAAGAATTTCTTCCAGGGATTAGTCATTATCGGGCCAATCGGCCTGACGATCTTTGTTATATGGTATGTAGTTACGTCTATTGATAACATCATCCCGTCTGTGGCAAAAGAAATCCCGGGACTGGTTTTTATTTCAACGATCCTGTTTACGGCCGCATTAGGTTTCCTGGGAAATAAATTCGTGGTCGGCAAATTCTTTTTCGATTCCATGGACCGCCTGCTGGAAAAAACGCCCGGTGTAAAACATATCTATACCCCAACGAAAGACGTCATGTCCTCCTTCGTCGGAGATAAAAAAAAATTCAACGATCCGGTCTGGGTAAAGACCAATGAAAACCCAGAGATCTGGAGGATCGGCTTTCTTACACAAAAAGAAATGGCCGATGTGGAAAAGCACAATTATGTGGCCGTTTACCTCCCGCATTCCTACGCCATTTCAGGCTGGGTAATTGTTACAGAAGAAAAAAATATCAAGCCTGTCGTGGGCATGACCGCAGCTTCAGCCATGAAATTTGCCGTTAGCGGCGGAGTTGCAGGATTTCATTCAGATGACAATATATTCAAGGCACCGGAATAG